In Bradyrhizobium sp. 1(2017), one DNA window encodes the following:
- a CDS encoding tRNA-uridine aminocarboxypropyltransferase, which translates to MSNPPDTAAAPAEPIPECPHCQKPMPLCICDSVSPIENRLSLLILQHPQEQDRALGTARLLAKHFEDATVRVGLSWPSLSKALGRPVENAARWAVLYLGSARAADLDAEGEIVALNRKGEVAENQRAILGKLEGVVLLDGTWSQAKALWWRNPWMLKCQRVILNPAHPSRYGRLRKEPRRDGLSTIEAAATILAGLERRPDIAETLHASFERLLARYREVQAEMPELAPRPAPKARRDFRRRKRT; encoded by the coding sequence ATGTCCAACCCGCCCGACACCGCCGCCGCGCCGGCCGAGCCGATCCCCGAATGCCCGCACTGCCAGAAGCCGATGCCGCTGTGCATCTGCGACAGCGTCTCGCCGATTGAAAATCGCCTCTCGCTCCTGATCCTCCAGCATCCGCAGGAGCAGGACAGGGCGCTCGGCACCGCGCGATTGCTTGCGAAGCATTTCGAAGATGCCACCGTGCGCGTCGGCCTGTCCTGGCCGAGCCTGTCCAAGGCGCTGGGACGGCCGGTCGAGAACGCCGCGCGTTGGGCCGTGCTCTATCTCGGCTCGGCCCGCGCCGCCGACCTCGACGCCGAGGGCGAGATCGTCGCGCTCAACCGCAAGGGCGAGGTCGCGGAGAACCAGCGCGCGATTCTCGGCAAGCTCGAAGGCGTGGTGCTGCTCGATGGCACGTGGAGCCAGGCCAAGGCGCTGTGGTGGCGTAATCCCTGGATGCTGAAGTGCCAGCGCGTGATCCTGAATCCGGCACACCCGTCGCGCTACGGGCGCCTGCGCAAGGAGCCACGCCGCGACGGGCTGTCGACCATCGAGGCCGCAGCGACCATCCTCGCCGGCCTGGAGCGGCGCCCTGACATTGCCGAGACACTGCATGCCAGCTTTGAACGGCTGTTAGCGCGCTACCGCGAGGTCCAGGCCGAGATGCCGGAATTGGCGCCGAGGCCCGCCCCCAAAGCGCGCCGCGACTTCCGCCGGCGCAAACGAACCTGA
- a CDS encoding ABC transporter substrate-binding protein has protein sequence MERRVLPEGRGTARSSSRGRKLAVGATIAFGLIAAAPLNAQAAAPAACAALQEKYPDWKGKTLVNAINPHTPGYETIDPKDPSKYIGFDIDLGEAIGECLGFKLTYKPVTFAALLTTLAAGQADIVISDIYATKERAKAADFITYSKVFDGVLVAKGNPKGINGINTSLCGAAAAENTGYVEVPLIQALIPECKKAGKPEPTIQLYDNNANCIQAILAGRADTYINDVNTVDSAVKAYPDKLEKAVAVTIPYSVGIAVPKNKPKFRDAVLAALIEVQKAGTHMELLKKHGLDVNNFMEPEILTAD, from the coding sequence ATGGAGAGACGGGTTTTGCCCGAAGGGCGGGGAACGGCGCGCTCATCGTCACGGGGGCGCAAGCTTGCGGTTGGTGCCACAATCGCCTTTGGCCTGATCGCCGCCGCGCCGCTGAACGCTCAGGCCGCAGCGCCTGCCGCCTGCGCCGCACTCCAGGAGAAGTATCCGGACTGGAAGGGCAAGACGCTGGTCAACGCCATCAACCCGCACACACCCGGCTATGAGACCATCGACCCCAAGGATCCCAGCAAATACATCGGCTTCGACATCGATCTCGGCGAAGCCATCGGCGAGTGCCTCGGCTTCAAGCTGACCTACAAGCCCGTGACGTTCGCTGCACTCCTGACCACGCTCGCAGCCGGCCAGGCCGACATCGTCATATCCGACATCTACGCAACCAAGGAGCGGGCCAAGGCTGCTGACTTCATCACCTATTCGAAGGTGTTCGACGGTGTGCTCGTCGCCAAGGGCAATCCGAAGGGCATCAATGGCATCAACACGTCGCTGTGCGGCGCGGCCGCCGCCGAAAACACCGGCTATGTCGAGGTGCCGCTGATCCAGGCTCTTATCCCCGAATGCAAGAAGGCCGGCAAGCCCGAGCCGACCATCCAGCTCTACGACAACAATGCCAACTGCATCCAGGCAATCCTCGCGGGCCGCGCGGACACCTACATCAACGACGTCAACACCGTCGACAGCGCGGTGAAGGCCTACCCGGACAAGCTCGAGAAGGCGGTCGCGGTGACGATCCCATATTCGGTCGGCATCGCCGTTCCCAAGAACAAGCCGAAATTCCGCGACGCCGTGCTGGCTGCACTGATCGAAGTGCAGAAGGCCGGCACGCACATGGAGCTTCTGAAGAAGCATGGGCTCGATGTGAACAACTTCATGGAGCCGGAAATCCTCACGGCCGACTGA